A single genomic interval of Oceanithermus profundus DSM 14977 harbors:
- a CDS encoding DUF1641 domain-containing protein, whose amino-acid sequence MAKVEERLERIERILEDSGIAFLADLKAGPTLVQNMGLLMEPKNLRLLTILDRFLDQADALEHAAEALEKIDKSGVLQLAGDASETLMRNLSLLMEPKNLRMLAHLANLTEVLAEIDPTALGMLVEAARKAAGETLSPEVVKNPPRVGPVGLFSQLNDPEIQQALGLLFLLLRLLPRTLAHLRREMEEIEAVMDKMAKK is encoded by the coding sequence ATGGCCAAGGTAGAAGAAAGGCTCGAGCGCATCGAACGCATCCTGGAGGACAGCGGGATCGCGTTCCTGGCCGACCTCAAGGCGGGGCCCACGCTGGTGCAGAACATGGGCCTGCTGATGGAGCCCAAGAACCTGCGCCTGCTCACGATCCTCGACCGCTTCCTCGATCAGGCCGACGCCCTCGAGCACGCCGCCGAGGCGTTGGAGAAGATCGACAAGAGCGGGGTGCTCCAGCTCGCGGGCGACGCCTCCGAGACCCTGATGCGCAACCTCAGCCTGCTGATGGAGCCCAAGAACCTGCGCATGCTGGCCCACCTCGCCAACCTGACCGAGGTGCTCGCCGAGATCGACCCTACGGCGCTGGGGATGCTCGTGGAGGCCGCGCGCAAGGCCGCGGGCGAGACGTTGTCGCCGGAGGTGGTCAAGAACCCGCCCCGGGTGGGGCCCGTGGGGTTGTTCTCGCAGCTGAACGATCCCGAGATCCAGCAGGCCCTCGGTCTGCTCTTCCTCCTGCTGCGCCTCCTGCCGCGGACGCTGGCCCACCTGCGCCGGGAAATGGAGGAAATCGAGGCCGTTATGGATAAAATGGCCAAGAAGTGA
- a CDS encoding metallophosphoesterase family protein, giving the protein MPTLLLSDIHGNLAALEAVLEHARRHEFERVLFLGDAVGYYPDGDAVIDRLRALGAEGVMGNHDAWMLTQDVLEGEGYVFEILRWQSEHLSEENRAWLAALPWTREGEGWMAVHGSPCDPFLYVDDLDLARAAFGCTAARWIFHGHTHLAGAFTALDGPKGPWVRYKPFTEPENLLKVGPKARAMVNPGSVGQPRDGVPLAGYAVWDEEAGTVRAYRVAYEIEAVARRVEEVGFPPALHQRLKKGR; this is encoded by the coding sequence GTGCCCACCCTGTTGCTTTCCGACATCCACGGCAACCTGGCGGCTTTGGAGGCGGTGCTCGAGCACGCCCGCCGTCACGAGTTCGAGCGCGTGCTCTTCCTGGGCGACGCGGTCGGGTACTACCCCGACGGCGACGCCGTGATCGACCGTCTGCGGGCGCTCGGCGCCGAGGGGGTGATGGGCAACCACGACGCCTGGATGCTGACCCAGGACGTGCTCGAGGGCGAGGGGTACGTCTTCGAGATCCTGCGCTGGCAGAGCGAACACCTGAGCGAGGAGAACCGGGCCTGGCTGGCCGCCCTGCCCTGGACCCGCGAGGGCGAGGGCTGGATGGCGGTGCACGGCAGCCCCTGCGACCCCTTCCTCTACGTCGACGACCTCGACCTGGCGCGGGCGGCCTTCGGCTGCACCGCCGCCCGCTGGATCTTCCACGGCCACACCCACCTGGCCGGAGCCTTCACCGCCCTGGACGGCCCGAAAGGCCCCTGGGTGCGTTACAAGCCCTTCACCGAGCCCGAGAACCTGCTCAAGGTGGGCCCCAAGGCGCGGGCGATGGTCAACCCCGGCTCGGTGGGCCAGCCGCGTGACGGCGTGCCTCTCGCCGGCTACGCGGTTTGGGACGAAGAGGCGGGGACGGTGCGCGCCTACCGGGTCGCCTACGAGATCGAAGCGGTGGCGCGGCGGGTCGAGGAGGTGGGCTTCCCGCCCGCGCTGCATCAGCGGCTCAAGAAGGGCAGGTAG
- a CDS encoding ATP-binding protein — MTQVIGHERQRRFLARKPAQSLLFVGPEGVGRRTVARWFAYGLNCERGFPPCGACASCRLQHHPDLFEVAPRTLTKTGQTARRPQIHLDQIAPRAGSEEESLLEWLATAPRHRAKVGVVDSAHLLGEPAGNALLKMLEEPPAHAYLILIAPSREAVLPTLASRSLTVGFGPLPEDELRRLTGDEAALRYSEGAVGRLKAALADPAGLAEAASAAEAWIQALAGEPSELLAQTEVLRRLAEGPFDPWVFVARALEVWPPAARRQALEALLEAREALEAYVAADLVYTRLALTLRRLYAELRSGSTVSR, encoded by the coding sequence GTGACCCAGGTGATCGGGCACGAGCGGCAGCGGCGCTTCCTGGCGCGCAAGCCGGCGCAGAGCCTGCTCTTCGTGGGGCCCGAGGGCGTGGGGCGCCGCACCGTGGCGCGCTGGTTCGCCTACGGCCTCAACTGCGAGCGCGGCTTCCCGCCCTGCGGCGCCTGCGCCTCCTGCCGCCTGCAGCACCACCCCGACCTGTTCGAGGTCGCCCCGCGCACCCTGACCAAGACGGGGCAGACGGCGCGCCGGCCCCAGATCCACCTGGATCAGATCGCCCCCCGCGCCGGCTCGGAAGAAGAGAGCCTGCTCGAGTGGCTCGCGACCGCGCCCCGCCACCGCGCCAAGGTGGGGGTGGTGGACTCCGCGCACCTGCTCGGCGAGCCGGCGGGCAACGCCCTGCTCAAGATGCTGGAGGAGCCGCCCGCGCATGCCTACCTGATCCTGATCGCCCCCAGCCGCGAGGCGGTGCTTCCCACGCTGGCGAGCCGCAGCCTGACCGTGGGGTTCGGGCCGCTGCCCGAAGACGAGCTGCGCCGCCTCACCGGCGACGAAGCGGCGCTGCGGTACAGTGAGGGTGCGGTGGGCCGGTTGAAGGCCGCCCTGGCCGATCCGGCGGGTCTGGCCGAGGCGGCGAGCGCCGCCGAGGCGTGGATCCAGGCGTTGGCCGGGGAGCCGTCCGAGCTGCTGGCGCAGACCGAGGTGCTGCGCCGGCTCGCCGAGGGCCCCTTCGACCCCTGGGTCTTCGTGGCCCGGGCGCTCGAGGTCTGGCCCCCCGCCGCGCGCCGGCAGGCGCTCGAGGCGCTGCTGGAGGCGCGCGAGGCGCTCGAAGCCTACGTGGCCGCCGACCTGGTCTACACCCGGCTGGCCCTGACCCTGAGGAGGCTTTATGCCGAACTGCGTTCGGGTTCGACTGTTTCACGGTAG
- a CDS encoding PSP1 domain-containing protein: MPNCVRVRLFHGREPKLYEMRFKGEAPAVGAKVVTRTPRGLELGEVRATPREANKPFGEVVRVADAGDLDRAHRLREQEESLKWWLKARLRAKLPQVKVLGCNYTLDGGHVVVYYSAENRVNLGGVVREIARHAGARVEFVAKGPRDQTAFLGTLGMCGLESCCSTWMQQFAPATIRMARDQQLPLSPEKISGPCGRLLCCLAYEHPHYKELLADMPKKNAKVCTSAGVCGKVIKLNPLAGTVDLYTEGGGVITAPKEDLRPRDKEG, from the coding sequence ATGCCGAACTGCGTTCGGGTTCGACTGTTTCACGGTAGGGAACCCAAACTCTACGAAATGCGTTTCAAGGGGGAGGCCCCGGCCGTGGGGGCCAAGGTGGTGACGCGCACCCCCCGGGGGCTCGAGCTGGGCGAGGTGCGCGCCACGCCGCGGGAGGCGAACAAGCCCTTCGGAGAAGTCGTGCGCGTCGCCGACGCCGGCGACCTGGACCGCGCCCACCGCCTGCGCGAGCAGGAGGAGAGCCTGAAGTGGTGGCTGAAGGCGCGCCTGCGCGCCAAGCTGCCCCAGGTCAAGGTGCTCGGCTGCAACTACACCCTCGACGGGGGGCACGTCGTCGTCTACTACTCGGCCGAGAACCGGGTCAACCTCGGGGGCGTGGTGCGCGAGATCGCCCGCCACGCCGGCGCCCGGGTCGAGTTCGTGGCCAAGGGGCCGCGCGACCAGACGGCCTTCCTGGGCACGCTGGGCATGTGCGGCCTGGAGAGCTGCTGCAGCACCTGGATGCAGCAGTTCGCGCCGGCCACGATCCGCATGGCGCGCGACCAGCAGCTGCCGCTGAGCCCCGAGAAGATCAGCGGGCCCTGCGGCCGGCTGCTCTGCTGCCTCGCCTACGAGCACCCCCACTACAAGGAGCTGCTGGCGGACATGCCCAAGAAGAACGCCAAGGTCTGCACCTCGGCGGGCGTCTGCGGCAAGGTGATCAAGCTCAACCCGCTCGCCGGGACCGTGGACCTCTACACCGAGGGCGGGGGCGTGATCACGGCGCCCAAGGAGGACCTGCGCCCCCGCGACAAGGAGGGGTAA
- a CDS encoding flavin reductase family protein, whose translation MEFQRVEEKPRHFNHFYPAIAAVIGVEAEGRVNFMPAVWNVGLSFDPPLFGVSVSPKRFTHGLLEAASAFSVTFHPYEQAERVQRLGSVSGCEVDKVAAFGLEVVRGRALDVPLLGGFYAAYELEKTAAWPAGDHTLFVGRLRGVWEDPAAFTAEALDPARVRALLYFGRYRYGYPASETRVLGKR comes from the coding sequence GTGGAGTTTCAACGGGTCGAGGAAAAACCGCGTCACTTCAACCACTTCTATCCGGCCATCGCCGCGGTCATCGGGGTCGAGGCCGAGGGGCGGGTGAACTTCATGCCCGCGGTCTGGAACGTGGGGCTCTCCTTCGATCCGCCGCTGTTCGGCGTGAGCGTGAGCCCCAAGCGCTTCACCCACGGCCTGCTCGAGGCCGCGTCGGCGTTCAGCGTGACCTTCCACCCCTACGAGCAGGCGGAGCGCGTGCAGCGGCTCGGCTCGGTGAGCGGCTGCGAGGTCGACAAGGTGGCGGCCTTCGGCCTCGAGGTGGTGCGCGGCCGCGCCCTCGACGTGCCGCTGCTCGGCGGATTCTACGCCGCCTACGAGCTCGAGAAGACGGCGGCGTGGCCGGCCGGCGACCACACCCTCTTCGTGGGGCGGCTCCGCGGCGTCTGGGAGGACCCCGCGGCCTTCACCGCCGAGGCCCTCGATCCGGCGCGGGTGCGGGCGCTGCTCTACTTCGGGCGCTACCGGTACGGCTACCCGGCGTCCGAGACGCGGGTGCTCGGGAAGCGCTAG
- a CDS encoding ABC transporter permease: MSLESLLTAAFLVPLLQTTLRSTTTLLLTALGGMFSERSGVVNIALEGMIIFGALTAAVSAQLMEAPYLAENPGARIWWIPWVAVLLAMVVGAFIGWIHAVVSIKYKADQIISGTAINLLAAGLPSLVLAYFYDNTTASKELVNRLPEWLGFSPLVYLAFALVPITWYVMFKTPWGLRLRSVGEHPEAADTMGINVFRTRYTAVILSGVLAGLAGAFLSIGVLNQFVRNMSAGQGFIALAALIFGKWHPIGVLGATLLFGFAKALAIQLGGGDIMPPTVIEAFPFVITMLVLAGFVGTSRPPKAIGKPYEK, translated from the coding sequence ATGAGCCTCGAAAGCCTCCTCACCGCGGCCTTCCTGGTGCCGCTCCTGCAGACGACGCTGCGCTCCACCACCACCCTGCTGCTCACCGCCCTGGGCGGGATGTTCAGCGAGCGCAGCGGCGTGGTCAACATCGCGCTCGAGGGCATGATCATCTTCGGCGCGCTCACCGCCGCCGTCAGCGCCCAGCTGATGGAGGCCCCTTACCTGGCCGAGAACCCCGGCGCCCGCATCTGGTGGATCCCCTGGGTGGCCGTGCTGCTCGCCATGGTCGTGGGCGCCTTCATCGGCTGGATCCACGCGGTCGTCTCGATCAAGTACAAGGCCGACCAGATCATCAGCGGCACCGCCATCAACCTGCTCGCCGCGGGCCTGCCCTCGCTCGTCCTCGCCTACTTCTACGACAACACCACGGCCTCGAAGGAGCTCGTCAACCGGCTCCCCGAGTGGCTGGGCTTCAGCCCGCTCGTCTACCTGGCCTTCGCGCTGGTGCCGATCACCTGGTACGTGATGTTCAAGACCCCCTGGGGCCTGCGGCTGCGCAGCGTGGGCGAGCACCCCGAAGCCGCCGACACCATGGGGATCAACGTCTTCCGCACCCGCTACACCGCGGTCATCCTCTCGGGGGTGCTGGCGGGGCTCGCCGGCGCCTTCCTCTCGATCGGCGTCCTCAACCAGTTCGTGCGCAACATGTCCGCCGGTCAGGGCTTCATCGCCCTGGCGGCGCTAATCTTCGGCAAGTGGCACCCCATCGGGGTGCTGGGGGCGACGCTGCTCTTCGGCTTCGCCAAGGCGCTGGCCATCCAGCTGGGCGGCGGCGACATCATGCCGCCGACGGTGATCGAGGCCTTCCCCTTCGTGATCACCATGCTGGTGCTGGCCGGCTTCGTGGGCACCTCGCGGCCGCCCAAGGCGATCGGCAAACCCTACGAAAAGTAA
- a CDS encoding ABC transporter permease → MNRVWLALTSAVFLLLLAVSPWAIAMRAFGGKGVLVTLWGTVDLYGRAKALPDVSWLGYFTVFWVALALVAAVAAFLPQARTRARIYFALGLVGVAVFALEAYLFYHAVWAVNDAALAEGARRPPLKRYSLSLGAYASFLYSLFLLAVGRLQLPGGRALLVRWRGVIVPAVSMLLAMVAGAVVVWILKDVKMPEGSGTLAYLAAKLDLVTYTFQLLFGPLLTASGWFQSLLIATPLIFTGLAVAFGFQAGLFNIGAPGQLTIGAIMTMLVGVHLANAHWFAGLPDGVARAIFLPLSILAAAAGGALWGAIPGWLKARFGAHEVINTIMMNYIAASIFLFMIASNEYTFFGKWTLHMPFKFPGYEARSYEVAESARIPLMVNLFGFQQDASGAWTGALSWALPLALVAMIVVYVLTARLELGKRLLAALGAGVAGYFVGGFLPGIPMELSPKLASVRLNGAFVIAAFAVAFYNYYMWRTRDGYELRAVGLAPKAAEYGGVSIAKKTILAMAISGALAGLAATHYVLGGGIDEYRLKQSLPTNVGFDGIAVALLGQNTPIGVFLSALLFGVLLTGGLQLDLQLGISRELVMMLQALIVLFIAAGGFLPRYFTDPILAAQAEEGVQGVI, encoded by the coding sequence GTGAACCGCGTTTGGTTAGCCCTCACCTCCGCCGTTTTCCTGCTCCTGCTCGCCGTCAGCCCCTGGGCGATCGCGATGCGGGCCTTCGGGGGGAAAGGGGTGCTCGTCACCCTCTGGGGCACGGTCGACCTCTACGGCCGGGCCAAGGCGCTGCCCGACGTCAGCTGGCTGGGTTACTTCACCGTCTTCTGGGTGGCCCTGGCCCTGGTGGCGGCGGTGGCGGCGTTCCTCCCCCAGGCGCGCACCCGCGCCCGCATCTACTTCGCGCTCGGACTCGTGGGCGTGGCCGTCTTCGCACTGGAAGCCTACCTCTTCTACCACGCCGTCTGGGCGGTCAACGACGCGGCCCTGGCCGAAGGCGCCCGCAGGCCCCCGCTCAAGCGCTACAGCCTCTCGCTGGGGGCCTACGCGAGCTTCCTCTACAGCCTCTTCCTGCTCGCGGTGGGGCGGCTGCAGCTCCCCGGAGGCCGGGCGCTCTTGGTGCGCTGGCGCGGGGTCATCGTTCCGGCGGTGAGCATGCTGCTCGCCATGGTGGCCGGCGCGGTCGTGGTCTGGATCCTCAAGGACGTCAAGATGCCCGAGGGCAGCGGCACCCTCGCCTACCTCGCGGCCAAGCTGGACCTCGTCACCTACACCTTCCAGCTCCTCTTCGGGCCGCTGCTCACCGCCTCCGGCTGGTTCCAGAGCCTGCTCATCGCCACGCCGCTCATCTTCACCGGCCTGGCGGTGGCCTTCGGCTTCCAGGCGGGGCTGTTCAACATCGGCGCCCCCGGGCAGCTGACCATCGGCGCCATCATGACGATGCTCGTGGGCGTGCACCTGGCGAACGCCCACTGGTTCGCGGGCCTGCCCGACGGGGTGGCGCGGGCGATCTTCCTGCCGCTCAGCATCCTCGCCGCCGCCGCGGGCGGGGCGCTTTGGGGCGCGATTCCGGGCTGGCTCAAGGCGCGCTTCGGGGCGCACGAGGTGATCAACACGATCATGATGAACTACATCGCCGCCTCGATCTTCCTCTTCATGATCGCCTCCAACGAGTACACCTTCTTCGGCAAGTGGACGCTCCACATGCCCTTCAAGTTCCCCGGCTACGAGGCCCGCAGCTACGAGGTGGCCGAGTCGGCCCGCATTCCGCTGATGGTCAACCTCTTCGGCTTCCAGCAGGACGCCTCGGGCGCCTGGACGGGCGCGCTCAGCTGGGCGCTGCCGCTGGCGCTGGTGGCGATGATCGTCGTTTACGTGCTCACGGCGCGGCTCGAGCTGGGCAAGCGGCTGCTCGCCGCTCTGGGCGCGGGCGTGGCCGGCTACTTCGTGGGCGGCTTCCTGCCCGGCATCCCCATGGAGCTCTCGCCCAAGCTGGCGTCGGTGCGCCTCAACGGCGCCTTCGTGATCGCCGCCTTCGCCGTGGCCTTCTACAACTACTACATGTGGCGCACCCGCGACGGCTACGAGCTGCGCGCGGTCGGGCTCGCCCCCAAGGCGGCCGAGTACGGCGGGGTGAGCATCGCCAAGAAGACGATCCTGGCCATGGCGATCTCCGGCGCCCTCGCCGGACTGGCGGCCACCCACTACGTCCTCGGGGGCGGCATCGACGAGTACCGACTCAAGCAGTCGCTGCCCACCAACGTGGGCTTCGACGGCATCGCCGTGGCGCTTTTGGGTCAGAACACCCCGATCGGGGTCTTCCTCTCGGCGCTGCTCTTCGGGGTGCTGCTCACCGGCGGGCTGCAGCTCGACCTGCAGCTCGGCATCAGCCGCGAACTGGTGATGATGCTGCAGGCGCTGATCGTGCTCTTCATCGCCGCCGGCGGCTTCCTGCCGCGCTACTTCACCGATCCGATCCTCGCGGCCCAGGCCGAAGAAGGCGTGCAGGGGGTGATCTGA
- the ubiE gene encoding bifunctional demethylmenaquinone methyltransferase/2-methoxy-6-polyprenyl-1,4-benzoquinol methylase UbiE, with product MNETEAKARKVRAMFGEIAPRYDLLNRLLSGGVDQRWRRLAVRLATEKAPRRILDVATGTGDVALLLKRARPEAEVVGGDFTPQMLELARAKAERAGLDVRFVEADALALPFADASFDAVTVAFGFRNFADYERGLAEFYRVLAPGGRAVILEFPPPPEGLLGRAYRFYFNGVLPWIGGVISGRPEAYRYLPNSVERFPRPERLAEMMRAAGFAGVRWRLLTAGIAAVHVGDKP from the coding sequence ATGAACGAGACCGAGGCCAAGGCCCGCAAGGTGCGCGCGATGTTCGGTGAGATCGCGCCGCGCTACGACCTGCTCAACCGTCTGCTCTCGGGCGGGGTGGACCAGCGCTGGCGGCGGCTGGCGGTGCGCCTGGCCACCGAAAAGGCTCCCCGCCGCATCCTCGACGTGGCCACCGGCACCGGCGACGTGGCCCTGCTGCTCAAGCGGGCGCGCCCCGAAGCCGAGGTGGTGGGGGGCGACTTCACCCCCCAGATGCTCGAGCTCGCGCGCGCCAAGGCCGAGCGGGCGGGGCTGGACGTGCGCTTCGTGGAGGCCGACGCCCTGGCGCTGCCCTTCGCGGACGCGAGCTTCGACGCGGTCACCGTCGCCTTCGGCTTTCGCAACTTCGCCGACTACGAACGCGGTCTGGCCGAGTTCTACCGGGTGCTGGCCCCCGGCGGACGGGCGGTGATCCTCGAGTTCCCGCCGCCCCCCGAGGGGCTTCTGGGTCGGGCCTACCGGTTCTACTTCAACGGGGTGCTGCCCTGGATCGGCGGCGTGATCTCGGGCCGCCCCGAGGCCTACCGCTACCTTCCGAACTCGGTGGAGCGCTTTCCGCGGCCCGAGCGGCTCGCCGAGATGATGCGCGCGGCCGGCTTCGCCGGGGTGCGCTGGCGCCTGCTCACCGCCGGCATCGCCGCGGTGCACGTGGGGGACAAGCCGTGA
- a CDS encoding FAD-dependent oxidoreductase, with amino-acid sequence MSGYDVLVVGAGPSGSEAAWALARRGFAVGLVTDSLDSVYRPEVPPEGAAPAGSLLAEAASGDLWTLHRRAKYALEGLENLHLLQSSVVALLLEEGRAAGVRTWEGFDLRAGAVVLAVGSFLGARLSAGALEEAAGRLGEAAYPDLYEHLQGLGFAFVPDGYEVAAADGAPAYAVRFQRFAPGEWDAASGRLSRFAGLYATGRVAAGHAPPAARAASGLALGRALEPGGAQ; translated from the coding sequence GTGAGCGGCTACGACGTGCTCGTGGTGGGGGCGGGGCCGAGCGGCAGCGAGGCCGCCTGGGCGCTGGCGCGCCGGGGGTTCGCCGTGGGCCTGGTGACCGACAGCCTCGACAGCGTCTACCGGCCCGAGGTGCCGCCCGAAGGCGCGGCGCCCGCGGGCAGCCTGCTGGCCGAGGCCGCGAGCGGCGACCTCTGGACGCTGCACCGGCGGGCCAAGTACGCGCTCGAGGGCCTTGAGAACCTCCACCTTTTGCAGTCTTCGGTGGTGGCGCTCCTGCTCGAGGAGGGCCGCGCCGCCGGGGTGCGCACCTGGGAGGGTTTCGACCTCCGCGCCGGGGCGGTGGTGCTGGCGGTGGGCAGTTTCCTGGGCGCCCGGCTCTCGGCGGGGGCGCTCGAGGAGGCCGCGGGGCGGCTGGGGGAGGCGGCCTACCCCGACCTCTACGAGCACCTCCAGGGCCTTGGCTTCGCCTTCGTGCCCGACGGCTACGAGGTGGCCGCCGCGGACGGCGCGCCCGCCTACGCGGTGCGTTTCCAGCGTTTCGCTCCCGGGGAGTGGGACGCGGCAAGCGGCCGGCTGAGCCGCTTCGCCGGCCTCTACGCCACCGGGCGGGTGGCCGCGGGCCACGCGCCGCCCGCCGCGCGGGCGGCCTCAGGCCTCGCCCTCGGCCGCGCCCTCGAGCCCGGCGGCGCGCAGTAG
- a CDS encoding A/G-specific adenine glycosylase: MTPALRRALLAWYDAERRALPWRGTRDPYRILLSEVLLQQTRVEQALPYYRRFLERFPTLEALAAADEEAVLAAWQGAGYYARARNLLRLAREVARAGWPRDRAGLLQLPGVGPYTAAAVASIAFGEPVAAVDGNVRRVLARVHAEPEPGAAWLGRAAADWLEPARPGDWNQALMELGARVCTPRNPDCAACPLAGICRGRAAPERYPAPRKRRARTEERWALVLQAPGGVVLEHRSTGQLAGLWGVPMGPGAAPPAVALARYRARAVEPAGTVRHAFSHRRLVVHVFRGRAPEGGVAPGARPLAELDRKLLRAAGLEGAAEGEA; this comes from the coding sequence ATGACCCCCGCGCTGCGGCGGGCGCTGCTCGCCTGGTACGACGCCGAGCGGCGCGCGCTGCCCTGGCGCGGCACGCGCGACCCCTACCGGATCCTGCTCAGCGAGGTGCTCTTGCAGCAAACCCGGGTCGAGCAGGCCCTGCCCTACTACCGTCGCTTCCTCGAGCGCTTTCCCACGCTGGAAGCGCTGGCGGCGGCGGACGAGGAGGCGGTGTTGGCCGCGTGGCAGGGCGCGGGCTACTACGCCCGGGCGCGCAACCTGCTCAGGCTCGCGCGCGAGGTGGCCCGCGCGGGCTGGCCGCGGGACCGCGCGGGGCTCTTGCAGCTGCCGGGCGTGGGGCCCTACACCGCCGCGGCGGTGGCGAGCATCGCTTTCGGCGAGCCGGTGGCGGCGGTGGACGGCAACGTGCGGCGGGTGCTGGCGCGGGTGCACGCCGAGCCGGAGCCGGGCGCGGCCTGGCTCGGGCGGGCGGCCGCGGACTGGCTCGAGCCCGCGCGCCCCGGCGACTGGAACCAGGCGCTGATGGAGCTGGGCGCCCGCGTCTGCACGCCGCGGAACCCGGACTGCGCCGCCTGCCCGCTCGCCGGGATCTGCCGGGGGCGGGCCGCCCCGGAGCGCTACCCCGCGCCGCGCAAGCGGCGCGCACGCACCGAGGAGCGCTGGGCGCTGGTGCTGCAAGCCCCCGGCGGGGTGGTGCTCGAGCACCGCTCCACCGGCCAGCTCGCCGGGCTGTGGGGCGTGCCGATGGGCCCGGGCGCGGCGCCGCCCGCGGTGGCGCTCGCGCGCTACCGGGCCCGGGCGGTGGAGCCTGCGGGCACGGTGCGGCACGCCTTCAGCCACCGCCGCCTGGTCGTGCACGTCTTTCGCGGCCGCGCCCCCGAAGGCGGGGTGGCCCCCGGTGCCCGGCCGCTCGCCGAGCTGGACCGCAAGCTACTGCGCGCCGCCGGGCTCGAGGGCGCGGCCGAGGGCGAGGCCTGA
- a CDS encoding CoA-binding protein, with product MHIVERDEDLRWILGSAYTVAVLGAHPDPKRPAHYVPAYLREHGYRVLPVNPRYAGQELFGERVRARLDEIDEPVDVVDVFRAADKLEGHLEEILAMEPPPGVVWLQLGIKNDAFAEELTDAGITVVQDRCMLAEHRRLM from the coding sequence ATGCACATCGTGGAGCGCGACGAAGACCTGCGCTGGATCCTGGGCAGCGCCTACACCGTGGCCGTGCTGGGGGCGCACCCCGACCCGAAGCGCCCCGCGCACTACGTGCCGGCCTACCTGCGTGAGCACGGCTACCGGGTGCTGCCGGTGAACCCGAGGTACGCCGGCCAAGAGCTCTTCGGCGAGCGGGTGCGGGCCCGGCTCGACGAGATCGACGAGCCCGTGGACGTGGTGGACGTCTTCCGCGCCGCAGACAAGCTGGAGGGGCACCTCGAGGAGATCCTGGCGATGGAACCGCCGCCGGGGGTGGTCTGGCTGCAGCTGGGGATCAAGAACGACGCCTTCGCCGAGGAGCTGACCGACGCCGGCATTACCGTGGTCCAGGACCGCTGCATGCTGGCGGAGCACCGCCGTTTGATGTGA
- a CDS encoding queuosine precursor transporter, translating into MKTYRYLDLITAAFVAVLIISNVAATKVVVLGPFTFDGGTLLFPLAYIFGDVLTEVYGYARSRRVIWTGFALLALASLTFSAVAALPALADPEVAPFARAFDLLFGLVPRIVLGSLLAYWAGEFANSYVLARMKVLSRGRFFGARALGSTLVGQAVDTGLFLLVAFAGVYPPYVLGLMFASNYVFKVGVEVVFLPLTYAVVGALKRAENEDYFDTHTDFNPFRLGG; encoded by the coding sequence ATGAAGACCTACCGCTACCTCGACCTCATCACCGCGGCCTTCGTGGCCGTGCTCATCATCTCGAACGTCGCGGCCACCAAGGTGGTCGTGCTCGGCCCCTTCACCTTCGACGGGGGCACGCTGCTCTTCCCGCTGGCCTACATCTTCGGCGACGTGCTCACCGAGGTCTACGGCTACGCCCGCAGCCGCCGGGTGATCTGGACCGGCTTCGCGCTGCTGGCGCTGGCGAGCCTCACCTTCAGCGCGGTCGCGGCGCTGCCCGCGCTCGCGGACCCCGAGGTCGCCCCCTTCGCCCGGGCCTTCGACCTGCTCTTCGGCCTGGTGCCGCGGATCGTGCTGGGCAGCCTGCTTGCCTACTGGGCCGGCGAGTTCGCCAACAGCTACGTCCTCGCCAGGATGAAGGTCCTGAGCCGCGGCCGCTTCTTCGGCGCGCGGGCGCTGGGCTCGACGCTGGTGGGCCAGGCGGTGGACACCGGCCTCTTCCTGCTCGTCGCTTTCGCCGGGGTCTACCCCCCCTACGTGCTGGGGCTGATGTTCGCAAGCAACTACGTCTTCAAGGTGGGCGTCGAGGTCGTCTTCCTGCCGCTCACCTACGCGGTGGTGGGTGCGCTCAAGCGCGCCGAGAACGAGGACTACTTCGACACCCACACCGACTTCAACCCCTTCCGCCTCGGGGGGTAG
- the hpt gene encoding hypoxanthine phosphoribosyltransferase: MNENEPRGPVYLSEERIQARVAELAAEITRDYAGRTPHLIAVLNGAFVFMADLVRRIELPLTLDFMAVASYQGTESSGEVELIKDLGQPIGGRDVIVVEDIVDTGITLEYLLDYLHARKPASLRVAALLSKPARRLREVPVDYLGFEIENAYVYGYGLDRDQLDRNLPYITSLPAD, translated from the coding sequence ATGAACGAAAACGAGCCGCGCGGCCCCGTCTACCTGAGCGAGGAGCGGATCCAGGCCCGGGTGGCCGAGCTGGCCGCCGAGATCACCCGCGACTACGCCGGCAGGACCCCACACCTGATCGCCGTGCTGAACGGCGCGTTCGTCTTCATGGCCGACCTGGTGCGCCGGATCGAGCTCCCCCTCACCCTCGACTTCATGGCCGTGGCCAGCTACCAGGGCACCGAGAGCTCGGGCGAGGTGGAGCTGATCAAGGACCTCGGCCAGCCCATCGGCGGGCGCGACGTGATCGTGGTGGAGGACATCGTGGACACCGGCATCACCCTCGAGTACCTGCTCGACTACCTGCACGCGCGCAAGCCCGCGAGCCTGCGCGTCGCGGCGCTGCTCTCCAAGCCGGCGCGCCGCCTGCGCGAGGTGCCGGTGGACTACCTGGGCTTCGAGATCGAAAACGCCTACGTCTACGGCTACGGCCTCGACCGCGACCAGCTCGACCGCAACCTGCCCTACATCACCTCGCTTCCGGCCGATTAA